A window of the Tiliqua scincoides isolate rTilSci1 chromosome 5, rTilSci1.hap2, whole genome shotgun sequence genome harbors these coding sequences:
- the LOC136652305 gene encoding apoptosis-associated speck-like protein containing a CARD, with protein MAGTARDRLLGALENLREQELKRFRMKLSEIPLAEGYANIPRGRLEKADALDLCDLLISFYTEGYALEVAAEVLEAVNCRDQAQQLRQAAGTGRQSHQGRVSPALHFTERHREELIQRTATVEGVLDMLHGTILDEEQYQKISSRVTSQDKMRELYKLVPSWNGSCKDKLYEALKTKNKFLIADLEGR; from the exons ATGGCGGGGACGGCGCGGGACCGGCTGCTGGGCGCGCTGGAGAACCTGCGGGAGCAGGAGCTGAAGCGCTTCAGGATGAAGCTGAGCGAGATCCCCCTGGCGGAGGGCTACGCGAACATCCCCCGGGGGAGGCTGGAGAAGGCGGATGCCCTGGACCTCTGCGACCTGCTCATCAGCTTCTACACCGAGGGCTACGCCCTGGAAGTGGCCGCGGAGGTGCTGGAGGCTGTGAACTGCAGGGATCAGGCGCAGCAGCTCCGCCAAGCCGCCGGGACGG GGAGGCAGTCTCACCAGGGCCGTGTCTCCCCAGCACTGCATTTCACTGAGCGCCACCGGGAGGAGCTGATCCAGCGTACAGCCACAGTGGAGGGTGTCCTGGATATGCTGCATGGCACCATCCTGGATGAAGAACAGTATCAAAAAATATCTTCGAGGGTAACCAGTCAGGACAAAATGCGGGAGCTCTACAAGCTGGTGCCAAGCTGGAATGGCTCCTGCAAGGACAAGCTGTATGAGGCGCTGAAGACCAAAAACAAGTTCCTCATTGCAGACCTCGAAGGGCGATGA